One genomic window of Thalassolituus hydrocarboniclasticus includes the following:
- a CDS encoding S-methyl-5'-thioinosine phosphorylase yields MSINKIAIIGGTGLTQLEGPEITASHDVSTALGQPSSAVQEGRWNDKTVLFLARHGHPHAVPPHKINYRANLLALQEQGAEAIIAVNAVGGIHPAMQSGAISVPHQVVDYTWGREGTFFDGEFRPLDHIDLTHPYDENLRQALISAAADIALPVCDFGVYAATQGPRLETIAEINRLEKDGCDLVGMTGMPEAALARELGIPYASICLVVNPAAGKSEGEITMDEIRAVLSGGMQQVRDLLAATLKRV; encoded by the coding sequence ATGAGCATTAACAAAATAGCCATTATTGGTGGCACCGGTTTAACCCAACTCGAAGGTCCGGAAATTACCGCCAGCCATGATGTGAGCACGGCGCTGGGTCAGCCTTCATCAGCGGTTCAGGAAGGTCGCTGGAATGATAAAACCGTACTGTTTTTAGCGCGCCACGGACACCCGCATGCTGTACCGCCGCATAAAATTAATTACCGTGCAAATTTACTGGCGCTGCAGGAGCAGGGGGCAGAGGCTATTATTGCGGTAAATGCTGTCGGTGGTATTCATCCGGCCATGCAATCCGGTGCAATTTCGGTTCCGCATCAGGTGGTTGATTACACCTGGGGGCGTGAGGGTACCTTTTTTGATGGTGAATTCCGTCCGCTGGATCATATCGACCTGACGCATCCCTACGATGAAAATCTGCGTCAGGCTTTAATTTCTGCCGCCGCCGATATTGCTTTGCCGGTGTGTGATTTTGGCGTGTACGCTGCGACTCAGGGCCCGCGTCTGGAAACCATCGCTGAGATTAACCGACTGGAAAAAGACGGTTGTGATCTGGTGGGAATGACCGGTATGCCGGAAGCCGCTCTGGCGCGTGAACTGGGTATTCCTTATGCGAGTATCTGTCTGGTGGTTAACCCCGCGGCCGGTAAAAGCGAAGGCGAAATTACCATGGATGAAATCCGCGCAGTATTAAGTGGCGGTATGCAGCAGGTGCGTGATTTGCTGGCGGCGACGCTGAAGCGGGTTTAA
- a CDS encoding L,D-transpeptidase has translation MAPTAAQSALPQTLIEVSIADQVLRVSSAGICHLYPVSTALNGAGEQENSGCTPRGWHRVRAAIGAGLPLNTVFVGRRPTGEMYSPELALQQPQRDWILTRILWLQGLEVGVNRMGNVDSMRRYIYIHGTPDSEPMGQPLSHGCIRMRNSDIAELFELVSAGTPVWIQPHSFSRIPCRNL, from the coding sequence ATGGCGCCCACGGCTGCGCAATCTGCGTTACCGCAAACATTAATAGAAGTTTCTATTGCCGATCAGGTACTGCGCGTGTCGAGCGCCGGTATCTGCCACCTGTATCCGGTTTCCACGGCGCTTAATGGTGCCGGTGAGCAGGAAAATTCCGGTTGTACCCCCCGTGGCTGGCACCGTGTCCGTGCGGCTATTGGTGCCGGTTTGCCACTGAACACCGTATTCGTTGGCCGGCGCCCGACCGGTGAAATGTATTCGCCTGAACTGGCGCTACAGCAACCACAGCGCGACTGGATTTTAACCCGCATTCTTTGGCTGCAGGGACTGGAAGTCGGCGTCAACCGTATGGGCAATGTCGATTCCATGCGCCGTTATATTTATATCCATGGCACGCCGGATTCTGAACCTATGGGCCAGCCACTGTCTCATGGCTGTATCCGTATGCGTAACAGTGATATTGCTGAATTATTTGAACTGGTCAGTGCCGGTACGCCGGTGTGGATTCAGCCACACAGTTTTTCGAGGATTCCATGCCGCAATCTGTAA
- the thiS gene encoding MoaD/ThiS family protein: MRLIINGESCDLPVSAGLSLQQLLQQLGYLQIRPEDAAVSGNFIVAVNQQIVSAALYATTGLNEDDCIDILGAITGG; encoded by the coding sequence ATGCGCCTGATTATTAATGGCGAGTCGTGTGATCTGCCGGTCAGCGCAGGGCTTAGCCTGCAGCAATTGCTGCAACAGCTTGGCTATCTGCAAATACGGCCGGAGGATGCTGCTGTGAGTGGCAATTTTATTGTTGCCGTGAACCAGCAGATCGTCAGTGCAGCGCTCTATGCCACGACCGGCCTTAACGAAGATGACTGCATCGACATTCTCGGTGCTATTACCGGTGGCTGA
- the lexA gene encoding transcriptional repressor LexA: protein MIKLTARQQQVLDFIRSSLEDTGFPPTRAEIAAELGFKSPNAAEEHLKALARKGAIEIMPGASRGLRIVEEQNPGLPIVGRVAAGEPILAQEHIADYCEIPPSFFRPSADFLLEVHGDSMKNIGILDGDYIAVHKAETARNGEIIVARVDNEVTVKRYEKKRNQVILHPENDDFKPIEVDLRETEFAVEGLYVGVVRRS from the coding sequence ATGATCAAGCTCACGGCACGACAACAGCAGGTTCTGGATTTCATCCGCTCCTCACTGGAAGATACAGGGTTTCCGCCCACCCGCGCCGAAATCGCTGCCGAGCTGGGCTTTAAATCGCCTAACGCCGCAGAGGAACACTTGAAGGCGCTGGCACGTAAAGGTGCGATTGAGATTATGCCCGGCGCTTCCCGCGGCCTGCGCATTGTTGAAGAGCAGAACCCGGGTCTGCCGATCGTTGGCCGTGTAGCCGCCGGTGAGCCCATCCTGGCTCAGGAACACATCGCCGATTACTGCGAGATTCCACCCAGCTTCTTCCGCCCTTCTGCCGACTTCCTGCTGGAAGTTCATGGCGACAGCATGAAGAACATCGGCATTCTCGACGGCGACTACATTGCGGTGCACAAGGCCGAAACCGCCCGTAATGGCGAAATCATTGTTGCCCGCGTCGATAACGAAGTAACGGTCAAGCGCTACGAGAAGAAGCGTAATCAGGTGATTCTGCACCCGGAAAATGACGACTTTAAGCCGATTGAAGTTGATCTGCGGGAAACGGAATTTGCCGTTGAAGGTTTATACGTCGGCGTTGTACGCCGCAGCTAA
- the nagZ gene encoding beta-N-acetylhexosaminidase, which produces MPQSVIQNLNQRIGVVADIEGTELTAADREFLLQPEICGLIFFARNYQSPQQLKALTGDILSLRPDLLLCVDQEGGRVQRFREGFTRLPPMLALEKEYQHNSTEALTLAHELGWLMAAELRQQGVHLSFAPVLDIETDVSQVIGDRAFAHDAATVIALASAFVRGMNEAGMLAVGKHFPGHGAIAADSHLALPVDTRSRIELNNDIEPFHVLMSMGLLSGIMPAHVIYPAVDSDNTAGFSAHWLQNILRTELQFNGVIFSDDLSMAGAASVGSYAERAGCAMRAGANALLVCNDRPAAQQVILTVREQLQQPGWQTLSLTGLQGTSEELQGSVGGLQGAAGDISENMLAERRSAILLQLEKLR; this is translated from the coding sequence ATGCCGCAATCTGTAATACAGAATCTGAACCAGCGTATCGGTGTGGTTGCCGATATTGAAGGTACAGAATTAACCGCTGCCGACCGTGAATTTTTATTGCAGCCGGAAATCTGCGGGTTAATTTTTTTCGCGCGTAATTATCAGTCGCCACAGCAGTTAAAGGCTCTGACCGGCGATATTCTCAGCCTGCGCCCGGATTTATTATTGTGCGTGGATCAGGAAGGCGGTCGCGTACAGCGTTTCCGTGAAGGCTTTACCCGTCTGCCGCCAATGCTGGCTCTGGAAAAAGAATATCAGCACAACAGCACAGAAGCGCTGACCCTGGCCCATGAACTGGGCTGGCTGATGGCCGCCGAGCTGCGTCAGCAGGGGGTGCATCTGAGCTTTGCGCCGGTGCTGGATATTGAAACCGATGTGTCGCAGGTGATTGGCGATCGTGCCTTTGCTCATGATGCAGCGACCGTTATTGCGCTGGCTTCCGCCTTTGTGCGTGGTATGAATGAGGCCGGCATGCTGGCGGTAGGCAAGCATTTTCCCGGTCACGGTGCCATTGCCGCAGACTCGCATCTGGCGCTGCCGGTGGACACTCGTTCGCGCATTGAACTGAATAACGATATCGAGCCTTTTCATGTGCTGATGTCGATGGGGCTGTTAAGCGGTATTATGCCCGCCCACGTGATTTATCCGGCGGTCGACAGTGACAATACCGCCGGTTTTTCTGCGCACTGGCTGCAGAATATTCTGCGCACCGAGCTGCAGTTTAATGGTGTGATTTTCAGTGATGATTTATCCATGGCCGGTGCGGCCAGTGTTGGCAGTTACGCCGAACGTGCCGGCTGTGCCATGCGTGCCGGTGCCAATGCGCTGCTGGTGTGTAATGACCGCCCGGCCGCGCAGCAAGTCATCCTTACTGTACGTGAACAATTACAACAGCCGGGCTGGCAGACGCTGAGCCTTACCGGATTGCAAGGGACCTCGGAAGAGCTACAGGGTTCGGTAGGCGGGTTGCAGGGAGCAGCAGGTGATATTTCAGAGAACATGCTGGCCGAACGCCGCTCGGCGATCTTGCTGCAGCTGGAAAAGCTGCGCTGA
- a CDS encoding thiazole synthase: MNTENNVAPDAGADVLQIAGETIGSRLWLGSSLYPSPQVMGDAIAAATPGFVTVSLRRQSAAQVQEQVSEHGHWHLLHQQLASTGAKLLPNTAGCHSAREAILLAQMARELFVTDWIKLEVIGDDYSLQPHPLQLVEAARELVAQGFNVLPYCTDDLVLCQTLLELGCAAVMPWGAPIGTGKGLMNPYQLKTLRERLPQAVLVVDAGLGKPSQAMAALEMGFDAVLLNTAVARAHDPAAMAAAFKQAVDGGRAAYRAGLMCERDQASPSTPTLGLPFWHQTGGGV; encoded by the coding sequence ATGAATACAGAAAATAATGTTGCACCTGACGCTGGTGCCGACGTGCTGCAGATTGCCGGTGAAACCATCGGCAGCCGTTTGTGGCTGGGCTCCTCCCTGTACCCGTCACCACAGGTGATGGGTGATGCCATTGCCGCGGCAACCCCCGGATTTGTTACCGTATCGCTGCGCCGCCAGAGTGCTGCTCAGGTACAGGAGCAGGTGAGTGAACATGGTCACTGGCATCTGCTGCATCAGCAACTGGCCAGTACCGGGGCAAAACTGCTGCCCAATACCGCCGGTTGTCACAGTGCCCGTGAAGCGATTCTGCTGGCGCAGATGGCGCGTGAGCTGTTTGTCACCGACTGGATCAAGCTCGAAGTTATCGGTGACGACTACAGCCTGCAGCCGCATCCGCTGCAGCTGGTGGAAGCGGCGCGCGAGCTGGTGGCGCAGGGCTTTAATGTGCTGCCGTACTGCACCGACGATCTGGTATTGTGCCAGACCCTGCTGGAGCTGGGCTGTGCGGCGGTGATGCCCTGGGGTGCACCGATCGGTACTGGCAAAGGGCTGATGAATCCTTATCAGCTGAAAACCCTGCGCGAACGTCTGCCACAGGCGGTATTGGTGGTGGATGCCGGACTGGGCAAACCCTCTCAGGCGATGGCGGCGCTGGAAATGGGCTTTGATGCGGTACTGCTCAACACAGCGGTGGCGCGTGCCCATGATCCGGCAGCGATGGCAGCGGCGTTTAAGCAGGCGGTGGATGGCGGCCGGGCTGCCTATCGCGCTGGTCTGATGTGCGAGCGTGATCAGGCATCGCCTTCCACGCCGACGCTGGGGCTGCCGTTCTGGCATCAGACCGGAGGCGGAGTATGA
- the htpG gene encoding molecular chaperone HtpG has product MTAASKETLGFKTEVKQLLHLMIHSLYSNKEIFLRELISNASDACDKLRFEALQNDALFEGNADLGVHIDFDSEARTLTIEDNGIGMNREEVINHLGTIAKSGTAEFLSKLSGDQKKDSQLIGQFGVGFYSAFIVADKVTVETRRAGDDASEGVCWESAGEGEFTLESIDKAERGTRITLHLKEDDAEFADSFRLRSLIKKYSDHIAVPVYLPQEVSEDDADGEKKQIPEAVNQAKALWTRSKSDLSDDEYKEFYKHVSHDWNDPLLWLHNRVEGKLDYTSLLYIPAKAPFDIWNRDATRGLKLYVQRVFIMDDAEQFLPLYLRFVKGVLDSNDLSLNVSREILQKDKQVDSLRSALVKRVLDSLEKLAKNEPEKYQSFWDEFGDVLKEGPAEDFANREKIAKLFRFATTKSDSAVQNVGLEDYVARMREGQKKIYYITGDNYAAVSSSPHLEYFRTKGVEVLLLTDRVDEWMVGHLTDFDGKVFQDVTKGELDLDELADAAEKEQQKALEETHKDLVERVQKALEGEVKTVRVSSRLTDSPACLVVGQYDMGGHMRRLMEAAGQAVPEPETALEINPSHPLIERLDSEQDESRFAELAQVIHAQAQLAEGSQLKQPAEYVARLNKLLLDLMR; this is encoded by the coding sequence ATGACCGCAGCCAGCAAAGAAACCTTGGGTTTTAAAACCGAAGTTAAACAACTGCTGCATCTGATGATTCACTCTTTGTATTCCAACAAAGAGATTTTTCTGCGTGAGTTGATTTCCAACGCTTCAGACGCCTGCGACAAGCTGCGCTTTGAAGCCCTGCAGAACGATGCTCTGTTTGAAGGTAATGCAGATCTGGGCGTGCATATCGATTTCGACAGCGAAGCCCGTACCCTGACCATCGAAGACAATGGTATCGGTATGAACCGTGAAGAGGTGATTAACCACCTCGGCACCATCGCTAAATCCGGTACGGCCGAATTCCTCAGCAAACTGAGCGGCGATCAGAAAAAAGATTCGCAACTGATTGGCCAGTTTGGTGTTGGCTTTTATTCGGCCTTTATTGTCGCCGATAAAGTCACGGTTGAAACCCGTCGTGCCGGTGATGATGCGTCTGAAGGCGTGTGCTGGGAATCGGCCGGTGAGGGTGAATTTACCCTGGAAAGCATCGACAAAGCGGAACGCGGTACCCGCATTACCCTGCACCTGAAAGAAGACGATGCAGAATTTGCCGACAGCTTCCGTCTGCGTTCGCTGATTAAAAAATATTCAGATCATATCGCTGTGCCTGTGTATCTGCCGCAGGAAGTCAGTGAAGATGATGCTGACGGCGAGAAAAAACAGATTCCGGAAGCGGTTAACCAGGCCAAGGCGCTGTGGACCCGCAGTAAGTCCGACCTGAGCGATGACGAATATAAAGAGTTTTACAAGCACGTTTCCCACGATTGGAACGACCCGCTGCTGTGGTTGCACAACCGTGTGGAAGGCAAACTGGATTACACCAGTCTGCTGTATATCCCGGCCAAGGCGCCGTTCGATATCTGGAACCGCGATGCGACCCGTGGTCTGAAACTGTACGTGCAGCGTGTCTTTATTATGGATGACGCTGAGCAGTTCCTGCCGCTGTACCTGCGCTTTGTGAAAGGTGTGTTGGATTCCAACGACCTGTCGCTGAACGTTTCCCGCGAAATTCTGCAGAAAGACAAACAGGTCGACAGCCTGCGCAGCGCGCTGGTTAAACGGGTACTCGATTCACTGGAAAAACTGGCGAAAAATGAGCCGGAAAAATACCAGAGCTTCTGGGATGAATTCGGTGATGTGCTGAAAGAAGGCCCGGCAGAAGATTTCGCCAACCGTGAAAAAATTGCCAAACTGTTCCGCTTTGCCACCACCAAGAGTGACAGTGCCGTACAGAATGTCGGTCTGGAAGACTATGTTGCGCGCATGCGTGAAGGTCAGAAAAAGATTTACTACATCACCGGCGACAACTATGCCGCGGTGTCCAGCAGCCCGCATCTGGAATATTTCCGCACTAAGGGTGTTGAAGTGCTGCTGCTCACCGACCGTGTTGACGAGTGGATGGTTGGCCACCTGACCGATTTCGACGGCAAAGTTTTCCAGGACGTTACCAAAGGCGAACTGGATCTGGATGAACTGGCGGATGCTGCGGAAAAAGAGCAGCAAAAAGCGCTGGAAGAAACCCATAAAGATCTGGTTGAACGCGTGCAGAAAGCCCTCGAAGGTGAAGTGAAAACCGTCCGAGTCAGCTCACGCCTGACCGATTCACCGGCCTGTCTGGTGGTTGGCCAGTACGATATGGGTGGCCATATGCGCCGGCTGATGGAAGCCGCGGGGCAGGCGGTGCCTGAACCTGAAACGGCCCTGGAAATTAATCCGTCGCATCCGCTGATCGAACGTCTCGACAGCGAGCAGGATGAAAGCCGCTTTGCCGAGTTAGCGCAGGTGATTCATGCCCAGGCGCAATTGGCAGAAGGCAGCCAGTTAAAGCAACCGGCAGAATACGTCGCGCGGCTGAACAAACTGTTGCTCGATTTAATGCGTTAA
- a CDS encoding YfaZ family protein, producing MKMLRMTAQGILTAGALVLPTLVQAGGSLDISLADDVARVAYDATQMGSGLHVSLAALHHEDDGDMVSAGLHVVDVRPSTSHLYIGVGAKVFAFNTDHFDGAAMGVGGFFRYSFPAAPDVGLAGYAYYAPPVVSFGDAENMINSDIRLQFSLLPTARIYAGYRYNSIRIEDINERYELGDGAHFGLTIDF from the coding sequence ATGAAAATGTTGCGTATGACCGCTCAGGGAATTCTGACGGCTGGTGCTCTGGTTTTGCCGACACTGGTACAGGCGGGTGGTTCGCTGGATATCAGTCTGGCCGATGATGTCGCCCGCGTTGCTTACGACGCCACCCAGATGGGCTCCGGCCTGCATGTCAGCCTGGCGGCTCTGCACCATGAAGATGACGGTGATATGGTTTCTGCCGGTCTGCATGTGGTGGATGTACGTCCATCAACCAGTCATCTGTACATTGGCGTGGGTGCCAAGGTTTTTGCGTTTAATACCGATCACTTTGATGGTGCGGCTATGGGGGTGGGAGGCTTTTTCCGCTACAGCTTCCCGGCAGCACCGGATGTTGGTCTGGCAGGTTATGCCTATTACGCGCCGCCGGTTGTGTCATTCGGTGATGCTGAAAATATGATCAACAGCGATATCCGTCTGCAGTTCAGCCTGCTGCCGACCGCGCGTATTTATGCCGGTTACCGCTATAACAGCATTCGTATCGAAGACATTAACGAGCGTTACGAGCTGGGCGATGGTGCTCACTTCGGTCTGACCATCGACTTTTAA
- a CDS encoding DUF6586 family protein, producing the protein MSQWIGFTNQKLYQCRLLLEQLAALQSAAPALQQALEESALYQLRDAWLSYLAELGDMVAYRQPVSSLESLLQNTPLITGEMRELKHLAENGFSWLAQMLAAADAQGRPAGMNQPAAAVQTVEAPGRIALVATQQSPVAGWLQDLTRLIEAQRANRQES; encoded by the coding sequence ATGTCGCAGTGGATTGGCTTTACCAATCAGAAACTCTATCAGTGCCGTTTATTGCTGGAGCAGCTGGCAGCGCTGCAGTCGGCTGCGCCTGCTTTGCAGCAGGCTCTGGAAGAGAGTGCACTGTATCAGCTGCGCGATGCCTGGCTGTCTTATCTGGCAGAGTTGGGGGATATGGTGGCGTATCGTCAGCCTGTCAGCTCTCTGGAATCACTGCTGCAGAATACGCCGCTGATCACCGGCGAAATGCGCGAGCTTAAGCATCTGGCGGAGAACGGCTTTTCCTGGCTGGCGCAGATGCTGGCGGCGGCAGATGCTCAGGGACGTCCGGCCGGAATGAATCAGCCGGCAGCGGCGGTGCAGACGGTTGAGGCTCCGGGCAGAATTGCGCTGGTGGCGACGCAGCAGTCGCCGGTTGCCGGTTGGCTGCAGGATCTGACCCGCCTGATTGAAGCTCAGCGCGCCAATCGTCAGGAAAGCTGA
- a CDS encoding cell division inhibitor SulA: MRQLLLGMEEAGLSLSSQQPGRMARVSTSALRGSLTEVIVSEGGAIQPMHLLPMLAQCNAHKRWLMWLSPHRPMNKSWLESMGLQHSPVIHLDLCNDTQLALCSKVLAAGNSHMIVEWQGELSNHERQIIRQQADQSGSHVVLIQRRP, encoded by the coding sequence ATGCGTCAGTTATTACTCGGAATGGAAGAAGCCGGCTTATCTCTCAGCAGCCAGCAACCAGGCAGGATGGCCAGAGTCAGCACCAGTGCGCTGCGCGGCAGTCTGACCGAGGTCATCGTCAGTGAAGGCGGTGCCATTCAGCCCATGCATTTGTTGCCGATGCTGGCACAGTGCAATGCGCACAAGCGCTGGCTGATGTGGCTGAGCCCGCACCGTCCGATGAATAAAAGCTGGCTGGAAAGCATGGGCCTGCAGCATTCGCCGGTGATTCATCTCGATCTGTGCAATGACACCCAACTGGCCCTGTGCAGCAAAGTTCTGGCGGCCGGCAACAGCCATATGATTGTTGAATGGCAGGGAGAACTGAGCAACCACGAACGGCAGATCATCCGCCAGCAGGCCGACCAGAGCGGCAGCCATGTGGTGCTGATTCAGCGCCGTCCCTGA
- a CDS encoding bifunctional hydroxymethylpyrimidine kinase/phosphomethylpyrimidine kinase, whose translation MSLCSGPVNRAKIWSIAASDCSAGAGSQADLTMARALDTDCATLICAITAQNSQGVQAVEVLSRAMLEQQWQSLKADGWPQAIKIGWLPPGNLLLPWLLEKLQEYSGPVIWDPVLSASQGGFPQANWPKDALQALLQRVDVLTPNLAEAQALLTLLQPQDDGGAVQNDYEPSDYELGHCADISAALQVLGVNHLLITGGDSARAGSAESDEWIQDAFFAAPSSASGSAFGDQLPGPDLLRAFVFRHRRLPLKVHGTGCHLASAIACGLAQGYTLYDALSRAVAAVRLAIRSASERANGYHNAWARPLNESLAEDWPQVVPVQQRASAVHFPRLPQPLGLYGLVDSLPHLKRLLALGIDSLQWRVKSPGAEHKAQTAEAIYYAAESAVPLFINDDWQLALELGAFGVHLGQEDLLTADLQALAEAGIALGISTHSDWEIARARGVNPSYIAFGPVFTPLSKVLRYQPLGTETLALWVERFTDHRLTCIGGITTANIAQVMASGIDSVAIVTELADDEALPQRLANLRKCIPALEKRCGVPI comes from the coding sequence ATGAGCCTCTGTTCAGGCCCGGTGAACCGGGCAAAAATCTGGAGCATTGCCGCCTCCGACTGCAGTGCTGGCGCCGGCAGTCAGGCGGATTTAACCATGGCGCGGGCGCTGGATACCGATTGTGCCACGCTGATCTGTGCCATAACCGCGCAGAACAGTCAGGGCGTGCAGGCCGTTGAGGTGCTGTCGCGGGCAATGCTGGAGCAGCAATGGCAGAGCCTGAAAGCCGATGGCTGGCCGCAGGCGATTAAAATCGGCTGGCTGCCACCGGGCAATCTGCTGCTGCCCTGGTTGCTGGAAAAACTGCAGGAATATTCCGGGCCAGTAATCTGGGACCCGGTGCTGTCGGCATCGCAGGGTGGTTTCCCCCAGGCCAACTGGCCGAAAGACGCATTGCAGGCCCTGCTGCAGCGGGTTGATGTACTGACGCCTAATCTGGCAGAAGCACAGGCGCTGCTGACGTTATTGCAGCCGCAGGATGATGGCGGCGCTGTACAAAACGATTACGAGCCAAGCGATTACGAGCTAGGCCATTGCGCAGACATCTCCGCCGCACTGCAGGTACTGGGCGTTAATCATCTGCTGATTACCGGCGGCGACAGCGCTCGGGCTGGCAGTGCTGAATCTGACGAATGGATTCAGGATGCGTTCTTTGCGGCTCCCTCGTCGGCATCAGGATCTGCTTTCGGTGATCAGCTGCCGGGCCCGGATTTATTGCGGGCGTTTGTTTTCCGCCACCGGCGCTTACCGCTCAAGGTACACGGCACCGGCTGTCATCTGGCCAGTGCCATTGCCTGCGGTCTGGCGCAGGGCTATACGCTGTATGATGCCCTGAGCAGAGCGGTGGCGGCGGTACGCCTGGCGATCCGTTCGGCCAGTGAGCGCGCCAATGGTTACCACAATGCCTGGGCGCGCCCGCTGAATGAGTCGCTGGCCGAAGACTGGCCGCAGGTGGTTCCTGTGCAACAGCGGGCATCCGCTGTGCATTTTCCGCGCTTGCCGCAGCCTCTGGGGCTGTATGGGCTGGTGGACAGTCTGCCGCATCTTAAGCGTCTGCTGGCGCTGGGTATCGACAGTCTGCAATGGCGGGTTAAATCGCCGGGGGCAGAGCATAAAGCTCAGACCGCTGAGGCCATTTATTATGCTGCAGAATCTGCAGTACCTTTGTTTATCAACGACGACTGGCAGCTGGCGCTGGAGTTGGGGGCTTTTGGTGTGCATCTGGGGCAGGAAGATCTGTTAACGGCGGATCTGCAGGCGCTGGCAGAAGCGGGTATCGCACTGGGCATCAGCACCCACAGTGACTGGGAGATTGCCCGGGCGCGCGGGGTGAATCCGTCTTATATCGCCTTTGGCCCGGTGTTTACGCCGCTGTCGAAAGTGTTGCGTTACCAGCCTTTGGGCACGGAAACCTTAGCCCTGTGGGTTGAACGTTTTACCGATCATCGGCTGACCTGTATCGGCGGGATTACAACAGCGAATATTGCTCAGGTCATGGCCAGTGGCATTGATTCGGTCGCCATTGTAACTGAGCTTGCCGACGATGAAGCGCTGCCGCAGCGACTGGCCAATTTGCGTAAGTGTATTCCGGCGCTTGAAAAGCGTTGCGGCGTCCCCATTTAA
- a CDS encoding TetR/AcrR family transcriptional regulator: MAQKDTVKSILNAAEELFSERGFAETSLRNITTKAGVNLAAVNYHFGSKKALIQAVFARFLTPFCEDLERELDAVQARLDGKVPELPGILMLLSQTALRAGHDSPRRLGIFMRLLGLAYTQGQGHLRRFLQKEYGPVFKAFMRLVTAATPELSDEDRFWRIHFMLGATVFTLSGADSLTAMAEHDLGKGSDIAQVVDKLIPFLASGLNAPHQAG; encoded by the coding sequence ATGGCACAGAAAGATACGGTTAAAAGTATCCTGAATGCGGCAGAGGAGTTGTTTTCGGAGCGTGGCTTTGCCGAGACCTCATTGCGGAATATCACCACCAAGGCCGGAGTGAATCTGGCGGCGGTGAATTATCATTTTGGCTCTAAGAAAGCGTTGATTCAGGCGGTGTTTGCCCGTTTCCTGACGCCATTCTGCGAAGATCTGGAGCGTGAGCTGGACGCCGTACAGGCGCGGCTGGATGGCAAGGTGCCGGAATTACCCGGCATATTAATGCTGCTGTCGCAGACGGCGCTGCGTGCCGGGCATGACAGTCCGCGTCGTCTGGGGATCTTTATGCGTCTGCTGGGGCTGGCTTACACCCAGGGGCAGGGGCATTTACGCCGTTTTCTGCAGAAAGAATACGGTCCGGTGTTTAAAGCCTTTATGCGTCTGGTGACGGCGGCGACGCCTGAGCTTTCCGATGAAGACCGTTTCTGGCGTATTCACTTTATGCTGGGGGCGACGGTGTTTACGTTGTCGGGGGCCGATTCACTGACGGCGATGGCAGAACACGATCTGGGTAAGGGATCGGATATTGCGCAGGTTGTTGATAAATTGATACCTTTCCTCGCATCCGGTCTTAACGCTCCGCATCAGGCTGGTTGA